A genomic segment from Methanoplanus limicola DSM 2279 encodes:
- the larE gene encoding ATP-dependent sacrificial sulfur transferase LarE, with the protein MDLGKSGIDECLEKIIGKAGSLLVSYSGGIDSTLLAVIAREVLGDKMSCCLVKTSFMPESEYLSAINIAEELRLPLETVSIDLLNIPDVCKNSRERCYFCKKALSEVLLNHARSLGFNHVADGTNASEIEGYRPGYTAGCEAGILHPFVECGITKQDIVRMSERFGLPNAKKPPSPCLATRIPYGTEITEDKIGRIEKTEDCLRRLGFEYFRVRDHGDIARIEVSGGEMKNILEFRDEITEEFQKAGYLYTTLDLEDFSGGNFDRKYLRRI; encoded by the coding sequence ATGGATTTGGGAAAAAGCGGCATAGACGAATGCCTTGAGAAAATAATAGGTAAAGCCGGAAGCCTTCTGGTCTCATACTCAGGCGGGATTGACAGCACTCTTCTGGCAGTAATTGCAAGGGAAGTTTTAGGAGATAAAATGTCATGCTGCCTTGTGAAGACTTCTTTTATGCCGGAAAGTGAATATCTTTCTGCCATAAATATAGCGGAAGAGCTGAGACTTCCACTGGAAACAGTCAGCATTGACCTCCTGAATATTCCGGATGTCTGCAAAAACAGCAGAGAACGGTGCTACTTCTGCAAGAAGGCATTATCTGAAGTTCTTCTGAACCATGCACGCAGTTTAGGCTTTAATCATGTTGCAGACGGCACAAATGCAAGTGAGATCGAAGGCTACCGCCCCGGTTACACCGCAGGATGTGAGGCAGGCATCCTGCACCCCTTTGTAGAATGCGGGATTACAAAGCAGGACATTGTAAGAATGTCTGAAAGATTCGGCCTTCCGAATGCCAAAAAACCGCCCTCTCCCTGCCTTGCGACAAGAATACCATACGGCACTGAAATTACGGAAGATAAGATTGGAAGGATTGAAAAAACCGAGGACTGCCTGAGAAGGCTTGGTTTTGAATATTTCAGGGTGAGGGATCACGGCGATATTGCAAGGATTGAAGTTTCCGGCGGTGAAATGAAAAATATACTGGAATTCCGGGACGAAATAACCGAAGAATTCCAGAAAGCCGGTTATCTCTACACCACACTTGACCTTGAGGATTTCTCCGGCGGGAACTTTGACCGGAAATATTTGCGGCGTATATGA